From the genome of Candidatus Tectomicrobia bacterium:
TCCGGCTCGGGGCGGTGGGCGACGTGGTGCACGCCCTGCCCCTGGCCTCCGCCATCCGTGACGCCTGGCCGGACGCGCGCATCGCCTGGGCGGCCGAGCCCAGCCCGAGCCGCCTCCTCCAGGGCAACCCCGACCTGGACGAGGTGCTGACCGTGGACACCCGGGCCTGGCGGCGCAAGCTGCCGGCCGGGGGCTTCGCGGTCATGCGCCGGGATCTCGGGGCGATCCGGCGGCTTGAGGCCGACGTGGCCATCGACGCCCAAGGGCTGCTCAAGAGCGGCTTCCTGGCCTGGGCGTCGGGCGCGGGCACGCGGGTGGGCTTCGAGCACCGCGCCTGCCGCGAGGGAATGAACGTCCTCTTCACCAACCGCCAGGCGCTCCTTCCGACCCATCCCCATCACGTCGTGGAGAAGAACCTCCGCCTGCTCGAGCCGCTGGGCATCCCGATACCGCCGCCCGAGGCGCGCCGCTTCCCGCTTCACGAGCGGCCGGAGGAGAGGGAAACGGCCGAGGCCTTCCTGCGCCGGGAGGGGCTCCTCGGCCGGCGCCCTCTCCTCGTCATGCACCCGGGCGCCGGCTGGCCGACCAAGCGCTGGGCGCCGGAGCGCTTCGCCGCGCTGGGGGACGCCTGGCGGGAAGAAAGCGGCGGGGGCGTGCTCCTCACCTGGGGCCCCAGCGAGGAAGCGAGCGTGCGCGAGGTGGCCTCCGCCATGCGGACGGGGGCCGCCGTCGCGCCCGAAACCGGCATCCGCGAGATGACCGCCCTCATCCGGCGGGGGGACTGCTTCGCGGGGGGCGACACGGGCCCCACCCACCTGGCCGCCGCCCTGGGGCTTCCGTGCCTGGCCGTCATGGGGCCGACCGATCCGGTGCGCAACGGCCCCTGGGGGCCCGGCCACAAGGTCCTCCATCGCCGCCTGGCCTGCAGCGACTGCTACGGGCGCTCCTGCCCGGACATCGAGTGCCTGGACCGGATCGGGGCGGAGGAGGCCGCGCGGGGGCTTCTTGCGCTTTGGAAAACCCATGAAAAATACCGCTAAATGTGCCAGAATAAGGATGCGTGGCCGCATAAGTAGTTGAAAGATAAGATGTTGATTGGTTTCCCTTCCGGCCGGGACGCCGGGAGCCGCCATTTTGGACGCGAATATCCGAGGAGAGAGCAAAGATGGCGATCGACAAGGAGCTTTTGGAGATCCTCGCTTGCCCGGTGAGCAAGAAGCCGCTGGAGTTGAGCGCGGACGAGAACTTCCTGATCTGCCGGGAGTCGAAGCTCGTCTACCGGATCGAGGACGGCATTCCCGTCATGCTCGTGGACGAGGCCATTCCGCTCGACGAGTGGGAAAAGTCGCAGTCAAAGGGCTGATGGCCGTGTCCGGGGTGGCGGAGCGCCCCGTGGGCGCGGAGGCGGGCGCGGGGGCGGCTCCCGGCCGGGCGGCCCTGAGCGTGGCCATCGTCACGCGAGACGAGGCCGCCCGCGTCATTCCCTGCCTCGAGAGCGCCGCCTGGGCCGACGAGATCGTGGTGGTGGACAGCGGCAGCTCGGACGGCACCCAGGAGCTCTGCCGTGCGCGCGGCGCCGTGGTCCTCGAGCGCCCCTGGGGAGGCTACGCCGCCCAGAAGAACCTCGCCCTGGGAGAAGCGCGCCATCCCTGGGTTCTCAGCCTCGACGCTGACGAGCGGGTGACGGAGGAGCTCAAGGCGCAGATCCTCCAAGTCCTCGCCGCGGACGGCCCCTGCGACGGCTACCGCATGCCCCGTAAAAACATCTTCTTCGGCAAGTGGCTCCGCCGCGGCGACTTCTGGCCCGACCACCAGATCCGCCTCTTCCGGAAGGCCCGGGGCCGGTTCAGCGATAAGGCCGTCCATGAGTCGGTGGAGGTGGAGGGCCGGGTGGGGGAGCTGACCGCCCCCCTCGAGCACCGGAGCTACGAGCGGCTGGAGGAGTACTTCGCCCGCCAGGTCCGGTACGCGGCGCTGGCGGCGGAAGAACGGTCCGGGCAGGCCGGGGCCGTCCGCCTTCGCGACCTCCTCCTCCGCCCCGCGGGGCGGTTCGCGAAGGGCTATGTGCTAAAGGGCGGCTGGCGGGACGGGATCGAGGGTTTCATCGCCGCGGCCGGGGGGGCCTTCTATGTCTTCATGCGGACCGCCTTCCTGTGGGAGAGGCGCCGGGGGACGCGTGGCTAGGATGCTGCGGGTGATCCATACCGAGGCCTCCCCCGGCTGGGGCGGCCAGGAGAAGCGGATCCTGCTGGAGGCCGTCTCCCTCCGGGAGCGGGGCCACCGCGTCCTCCTGATCGGCCAGCCCGGGAGCCTTCTCCGGCGGGAGGCGGAGCGGGCCGGGGTGCCCTTCCGCCCCGTGCGGATGCGCTTCGTCTCCGACCCGGCCGCGCTCTGGGGCTTCCTGCGCGCCTTCCGCGAGGAGCGGCCCGACATCGTCCACACCCACAGCAGCAAGGACAGCTGGCTGGCGGGGCTGGCGGGAAGACTCCTGGGCCTCACCGTCGTCCGCACCCGCCACGTCTCCATCCCCGTGAGCGGGCACAGGCTCAACCTCGCCTACCGGCTCCCCCACCTCGTGATGACCACGGCGGAGCGCATCCGGGGGATGCTGGTGGAGGGGGGGTTCTGCGACGGGGCGCGCGTGAAGGTGCTGCCCACGGGCGTGGACCTCGCGCGCTTCCGCGAGGGCATCCCGCCCAAGCTCTTCCGGGAGGAGATGGGCCTGGCGGAGGGCGTCCCGGCCGTGGGCATCGTGGCCCAGCTCCGCAAGAGCAAGGGGCACGAGCACTTCCTCGAGGCGGCCCGCCTCCTGCGGCAGCAGGGCGCCGCCGCCCGCTTCTTCGTGGTGGGGGACGGCCACTGGCGCGACATCTTCTGCGAGGAGGCCCGCCGCCTCGGGGTGCTGGACGGGACGGTTTCTTTCCTCGGCTACCGGGAGGACATCCCCGAGGTGATGGCCGGGCTCGACCTGCTCGTCATCGCCTCGACGCGCACCGAGGGCATCCCCCAGGTGGCGCTCCAGGCCATGGCGATGGGGCTCCCCGTCGTGGGGACGGACGTCGGCGGGGTGCCCGAGGTGCTCCTGCCCTCGGGGGCGGGGGTGGTGGTGCCGGTGGGGAATCCCCCGGCCCTCGCCGCCGCCGTGCGGGAGTTGCTCGAAGATCCGGCGCGGCGCGCCCGGATGGGTGAAGCCGGCCGGGTCTTCGCGCGGGAGCGGCATTCCCTCGAGCGGATGCTGGAGGAGACGGTCCACGCCTACGAGGAGGTGCTCGCCGCGTGCGCCCGCTGAGCGTGGTCCATGTGATCAGCAGCCCCTGGTGGACGGGGGCGGCCGAGCCGGCCCTCTTCCTCGCGGCGGACCTCGCCGCCCGGGGCCACCGCGTGCGCTTCCTCTGCGGCCCGGGCGAGGCGCTGGAGGCCCGGGCGGAGCGCCTGGGGTTCCCCCAGGCGCCCGACCTCGATCCCACCCGGAGCCTGAACCCCTGGCGCGTCGGCCGGTTCGTCCGGCGGCTGGCGGGGATGCTGGAGGAGGCGGAGACCGACATCCTCCACGCCCATCTCTCCGCCGACCATTGGCTCTCGCTCCCGGCTCTCCGGCTGTGCCGGCGCCCGGTGCGCCTCGTCCGCACCGTCCATCATCCCCGGGCGGTGAAAGGCAATCCCTTCACCCGCTTTCTCCTGAATGGCGCCGCCGCGGTCATCGCCCCGAATAGCCACATCGCGCGCGTCCTGGCGGACCGCGCCGCCCTCCCGCCGGAGCGCCTCCACGTGGTCCCCGGGGCGGTGGACCTCGGCCGCTTCGCCCCGCCCCCGGCGGAGGCGCGGGAGAAGGGGCGGGCCATCCTGGGCCAGGCGCCGGGGACGCCCCTCGTCGGCATCGTGTCGCGTCTGGCCCCGGACCGGGGGCACTTCCTCCTCTTCGACGCCTTCCGGCAAGTGGCGCGCGAGGTCCCCGGCGCGCGCCTCGCGGTGGTGGGGAAGGGGGAGTTCCTGCCGCGCCTGAGGAGCCGGGTGCGGGACTTGGGGCTGGAGGACTGGGTCGATTTCCCCGGCTACCACGAGGAGGACCTCCCCGAGGTCCTCGCCGCGCTGGACCTCTTCGCCTTGATGGCGCCGGGCTCGGAGGGGAGCTGCCGGGCGGTGCTCGAGGCGATGGCGGTGGGCTTGCCCTGCGTGGTGACCGACCGGAACGGCCTGGCCGACACCGTGGAGGACGGCGTCACCGCCCGGGTGGTGCCGGACGGGGACGCCTCGCGGCTGGCGGCCGCCCTGCGGGAGCTGCTCGCGGACGAGGGGCTCCGGCGCGCCTACGGGCGAGCCGGGCGGCGGCGGGTGGAGGCGCACTTCACGCGCGAGCGCCGGGCCGAACGGGTGGA
Proteins encoded in this window:
- a CDS encoding glycosyltransferase family 9 protein, with translation MSRRVLIIRLGAVGDVVHALPLASAIRDAWPDARIAWAAEPSPSRLLQGNPDLDEVLTVDTRAWRRKLPAGGFAVMRRDLGAIRRLEADVAIDAQGLLKSGFLAWASGAGTRVGFEHRACREGMNVLFTNRQALLPTHPHHVVEKNLRLLEPLGIPIPPPEARRFPLHERPEERETAEAFLRREGLLGRRPLLVMHPGAGWPTKRWAPERFAALGDAWREESGGGVLLTWGPSEEASVREVASAMRTGAAVAPETGIREMTALIRRGDCFAGGDTGPTHLAAALGLPCLAVMGPTDPVRNGPWGPGHKVLHRRLACSDCYGRSCPDIECLDRIGAEEAARGLLALWKTHEKYR
- a CDS encoding Trm112 family protein, which produces MAIDKELLEILACPVSKKPLELSADENFLICRESKLVYRIEDGIPVMLVDEAIPLDEWEKSQSKG
- a CDS encoding glycosyltransferase family 2 protein, whose product is MAVSGVAERPVGAEAGAGAAPGRAALSVAIVTRDEAARVIPCLESAAWADEIVVVDSGSSDGTQELCRARGAVVLERPWGGYAAQKNLALGEARHPWVLSLDADERVTEELKAQILQVLAADGPCDGYRMPRKNIFFGKWLRRGDFWPDHQIRLFRKARGRFSDKAVHESVEVEGRVGELTAPLEHRSYERLEEYFARQVRYAALAAEERSGQAGAVRLRDLLLRPAGRFAKGYVLKGGWRDGIEGFIAAAGGAFYVFMRTAFLWERRRGTRG
- a CDS encoding glycosyltransferase, whose product is MARMLRVIHTEASPGWGGQEKRILLEAVSLRERGHRVLLIGQPGSLLRREAERAGVPFRPVRMRFVSDPAALWGFLRAFREERPDIVHTHSSKDSWLAGLAGRLLGLTVVRTRHVSIPVSGHRLNLAYRLPHLVMTTAERIRGMLVEGGFCDGARVKVLPTGVDLARFREGIPPKLFREEMGLAEGVPAVGIVAQLRKSKGHEHFLEAARLLRQQGAAARFFVVGDGHWRDIFCEEARRLGVLDGTVSFLGYREDIPEVMAGLDLLVIASTRTEGIPQVALQAMAMGLPVVGTDVGGVPEVLLPSGAGVVVPVGNPPALAAAVRELLEDPARRARMGEAGRVFARERHSLERMLEETVHAYEEVLAACAR
- a CDS encoding glycosyltransferase family 4 protein, giving the protein MRPLSVVHVISSPWWTGAAEPALFLAADLAARGHRVRFLCGPGEALEARAERLGFPQAPDLDPTRSLNPWRVGRFVRRLAGMLEEAETDILHAHLSADHWLSLPALRLCRRPVRLVRTVHHPRAVKGNPFTRFLLNGAAAVIAPNSHIARVLADRAALPPERLHVVPGAVDLGRFAPPPAEAREKGRAILGQAPGTPLVGIVSRLAPDRGHFLLFDAFRQVAREVPGARLAVVGKGEFLPRLRSRVRDLGLEDWVDFPGYHEEDLPEVLAALDLFALMAPGSEGSCRAVLEAMAVGLPCVVTDRNGLADTVEDGVTARVVPDGDASRLAAALRELLADEGLRRAYGRAGRRRVEAHFTRERRAERVEEIYLKLLDPSLAISYAGERS